The proteins below are encoded in one region of Streptomyces ficellus:
- the uraD gene encoding 2-oxo-4-hydroxy-4-carboxy-5-ureidoimidazoline decarboxylase: MTSSTQRFSGETPEPTAGLTRFNTSADGDALAALHEVCASSAWGSKLLAQRPYATTEALFLASDAAMAELTAEDLAEAMAGHPPIGRPKPGDPTSSREQSGMAGASEELKAEMLELNLAYQEKFGHVFLICATGRTGEQMRDAVRTRIENSPEQEREIVRTELGKINRIRLTRLVEEESAA, translated from the coding sequence GTGACTTCGAGTACACAGCGCTTCTCGGGGGAGACCCCCGAACCCACCGCGGGCCTCACACGGTTCAACACCTCCGCGGACGGCGACGCGCTCGCCGCCCTGCACGAGGTGTGTGCAAGCTCGGCCTGGGGGAGCAAACTGCTCGCCCAGCGCCCGTACGCCACCACCGAGGCCCTCTTTCTCGCCAGTGACGCCGCCATGGCCGAGCTGACCGCGGAAGACCTGGCCGAGGCCATGGCGGGACACCCGCCGATCGGCCGCCCCAAGCCCGGAGACCCGACCTCCTCCCGCGAGCAGAGCGGGATGGCCGGCGCCTCCGAGGAACTCAAGGCGGAGATGCTCGAACTGAACCTGGCCTACCAGGAGAAGTTCGGTCACGTCTTCCTGATCTGCGCCACCGGCCGGACCGGCGAGCAGATGCGCGACGCGGTCCGCACCCGGATCGAGAACTCGCCCGAGCAGGAGCGGGAGATCGTCCGCACCGAACTGGGCAAGATCAACCGCATCCGGCTGACCCGTCTCGTAGAGGAAGAGAGCGCCGCATGA
- a CDS encoding 3'-5' exoribonuclease domain-containing protein yields the protein MARPPRPSLYISVDIEADGPIPGPYSMLSIGAAVAGRQDADAYTAADPQARTFYRELRPISEDFVPEALAVSGLDRARLLREGAEPKAVLYEFSAWVRRVSGDAQPVMCGYPAAYDWTFLYWYLMRFTGASPFGHSGCMDMKTLYATKARLPLRAVAKRTMPPELLSRRRHTHHALDDAIEQAELFSNLMAWPGA from the coding sequence ATGGCACGCCCTCCCCGACCCAGTCTGTACATCTCCGTCGACATCGAGGCCGACGGTCCCATCCCCGGGCCGTACTCGATGCTGAGCATCGGGGCGGCGGTGGCGGGCCGGCAGGACGCCGACGCGTACACGGCGGCCGACCCGCAGGCGCGCACGTTCTACCGGGAGCTGCGGCCCATCAGCGAGGACTTCGTCCCCGAGGCGCTCGCGGTGAGCGGCCTGGACCGGGCGCGGCTGCTGCGTGAGGGCGCCGAACCGAAGGCCGTCCTGTACGAGTTCAGCGCCTGGGTGCGGAGGGTGAGCGGGGACGCCCAGCCGGTCATGTGCGGCTATCCGGCCGCGTACGACTGGACGTTCCTGTACTGGTACCTGATGCGGTTCACGGGCGCGAGCCCCTTCGGCCACTCCGGCTGCATGGACATGAAGACGCTGTACGCCACCAAGGCGCGTCTGCCGCTCCGGGCCGTGGCCAAGCGGACGATGCCGCCCGAGCTGCTGTCCCGACGGCGCCACACGCACCACGCCCTGGACGACGCCATCGAGCAGGCGGAACTCTTCAGCAACCTGATGGCGTGGCCGGGGGCTTGA
- a CDS encoding TIM barrel protein, producing MGYTDQRFNVNLSILFTELPLLERPAAAAAAGFTAVELWWPWIETPTPDRRELDALKKALDDAGTQLVGLNFYAGQLPGPDRGALSVPGEESERFRANIEVAADFAASVDCKALNALYGNRVDGVDPAVQDELALENLVLAARAADRIGAILLIEALNKPESPRYPLVSAPAAVAVVDKVNAATGLGNAKFLLDLYHLSMNGEDLPEVIENYTAKTGHVQIADNPGRGAPGTGDLDLEGLLDRLRKAGYEGWVGLEYKAGDRPSAESFEWLPRSQRAAN from the coding sequence ATGGGATACACGGACCAGCGCTTCAATGTGAACCTGTCGATCCTCTTCACCGAACTCCCGCTCCTGGAGCGTCCCGCGGCCGCCGCCGCGGCCGGCTTCACCGCGGTCGAGCTGTGGTGGCCCTGGATCGAGACGCCGACGCCCGACCGGCGCGAGCTCGACGCCCTGAAGAAGGCTCTGGACGACGCCGGCACCCAGCTGGTCGGCCTGAACTTCTACGCGGGGCAGCTGCCCGGCCCCGACCGCGGCGCCCTGTCCGTCCCCGGTGAGGAGTCGGAGCGCTTCCGCGCCAACATCGAGGTGGCCGCCGACTTCGCCGCCTCCGTCGACTGCAAGGCCCTCAACGCCCTGTACGGCAACCGCGTCGACGGCGTCGACCCGGCCGTACAGGACGAGCTCGCCCTGGAGAACCTGGTCCTGGCGGCCCGCGCGGCCGACCGGATCGGTGCGATCCTGCTGATCGAGGCGCTCAACAAGCCGGAGTCGCCGCGCTACCCCCTGGTGAGCGCCCCGGCCGCCGTCGCGGTCGTCGACAAGGTCAACGCGGCCACGGGTCTTGGCAACGCCAAGTTCCTGCTGGACCTGTACCACCTGTCGATGAACGGTGAGGACCTGCCCGAGGTCATCGAGAACTACACCGCCAAGACCGGCCACGTCCAGATCGCCGACAACCCGGGCCGCGGCGCGCCGGGCACCGGCGACCTCGACCTCGAGGGCCTCCTCGACCGCCTGAGGAAGGCCGGTTACGAGGGCTGGGTCGGCCTGGAGTACAAGGCCGGCGACCGCCCGAGCGCGGAGAGCTTCGAGTGGCTTCCGCGGTCGCAGCGCGCGGCCAACTGA
- a CDS encoding 8-oxoguanine deaminase: MAPSAAQSATQRIVIENCAIATVDANDTEYASGHLVIADNRIESVGAGKAPANLENVVRRIDATGHLVTPGLINTHHHFYQWITRGLATDHNLFNWLVALYPTWARIDEQMGYSAAQGSLAMMARGGVTTAMDHHYVFPKDSGDLSGAIIKAASEMGVRFTLARGSMDRSEKDGGLPPDFAVETLEGALAATEETVKKHHDASFDAMTQVAVAPCSPFSVSTELLKQGAELARRLGVRLHTHGSETVEEEQFCKELFGMGPTDYFESTGWLGEDVWMAHCVHMNDSDIEAFARTRTGVAHCPSSNARLAAGIARVPDMLKAGVPVGLGVDGTASNESGELHTELRNALLINRLNSVHREAALNARQALRLGTFGGAQVLGRATQIGSLEAGKLADLVLWKLDTLAHASIADPVTALVFGAAAPVTASFVNGKQIVENDRLLTVDEDAIARSTREEAQRLARIAAQG, translated from the coding sequence ATGGCACCTTCGGCAGCCCAGAGCGCCACCCAGCGCATCGTGATCGAGAACTGCGCGATCGCGACCGTCGACGCGAACGACACCGAGTACGCCTCGGGCCACCTCGTCATCGCGGACAACAGGATCGAGTCGGTCGGGGCGGGCAAGGCCCCCGCCAACCTGGAGAACGTGGTCCGGCGCATCGACGCCACCGGCCACCTCGTCACCCCCGGCCTCATCAACACCCACCACCACTTCTACCAGTGGATCACCCGTGGCCTGGCCACCGACCACAACCTCTTCAACTGGCTCGTCGCCCTCTACCCGACGTGGGCGCGCATCGACGAGCAGATGGGGTACTCGGCGGCCCAGGGCTCGCTGGCCATGATGGCCCGCGGCGGCGTCACCACCGCCATGGACCACCACTACGTGTTCCCCAAGGACTCCGGCGACCTGTCCGGCGCCATCATCAAGGCCGCCTCCGAGATGGGCGTCCGCTTCACCCTGGCCCGCGGCTCCATGGACCGCAGCGAGAAGGACGGCGGCCTGCCCCCGGACTTCGCCGTCGAGACCCTCGAAGGCGCCCTCGCCGCCACCGAGGAGACCGTCAAGAAGCACCACGACGCCTCCTTCGACGCCATGACGCAGGTCGCCGTCGCCCCCTGCTCCCCGTTCTCCGTCTCCACCGAACTGCTCAAGCAGGGTGCCGAGCTGGCCCGCCGCCTCGGCGTCCGGCTGCACACCCACGGCTCGGAGACCGTGGAGGAGGAGCAGTTCTGCAAGGAACTGTTCGGCATGGGCCCGACCGACTACTTCGAGTCCACCGGCTGGCTCGGCGAGGACGTGTGGATGGCGCACTGCGTCCACATGAACGACTCCGACATCGAGGCCTTCGCCCGGACGAGGACCGGTGTCGCCCACTGCCCGTCGTCCAACGCCCGCCTCGCCGCCGGCATCGCGCGCGTACCGGACATGCTCAAGGCCGGCGTCCCGGTCGGCCTCGGCGTCGACGGCACCGCCTCCAACGAGTCCGGCGAGCTCCACACCGAGCTGCGCAACGCGCTGCTGATCAACCGCCTCAACAGTGTGCACCGCGAGGCCGCCCTGAACGCACGGCAGGCCCTGCGCCTCGGTACGTTCGGCGGCGCCCAGGTCCTCGGCCGGGCCACGCAGATCGGCTCCCTCGAGGCGGGCAAGCTCGCCGACCTGGTGCTGTGGAAGCTGGACACGCTCGCCCACGCCTCCATCGCCGACCCGGTGACCGCACTCGTCTTCGGCGCGGCGGCCCCGGTCACCGCGTCGTTCGTCAACGGCAAGCAGATCGTCGAGAACGACCGCCTGCTCACCGTCGACGAGGACGCCATCGCGCGCTCCACCCGGGAAGAGGCCCAGCGCCTCGCCCGGATCGCCGCCCAGGGCTGA
- a CDS encoding nucleobase:cation symporter-2 family protein, with protein MAAKPRFRNDEDATDAGAAPADRKHPVDETLPPLKMFTSGLQHVAAMYAGVVAPPLIVGAAVGLSGTELTFLTGASLFTAGLATFLQTLGVWKIGARLPFVNGVTFAGVAPMLAIIDTTDDKADALPVIFGAIIVAGLLGFIAAPYFSKLVRFFPPVVTGTVITLIGVSLLPVAFGWAQGPNPAADDYGSTTYLSLAAITLVLVLVLRRFTRGFVKQIAVLIGLVLGTLIAIPFGATDFSPVTEADIVGFPTPFHFGAPQFALAAIISMCVVMLVSMTESTADMLALGEIVERPADEKTIAAGLRADTLGSAISPLFNGFMCSAFAQNIGLVAMTRIRSRFVVAAGGGFLVLMGLSPVAASLISVVPRPVLGGAGVVLFGSVAASGIQTLVKAGLEKDNNVLIVAVSLAVGIIPITAPEFYHAFPETAKIILDSGISTGCVAAVLLNLVFNHLGKGGRDADEVTAPMEPGEEISETRTAKPAPAH; from the coding sequence GTGGCCGCCAAGCCCAGGTTTCGCAACGACGAAGACGCCACCGACGCAGGAGCCGCCCCGGCGGACCGGAAGCATCCGGTCGACGAGACGCTCCCGCCCCTGAAGATGTTCACCAGCGGCCTCCAGCACGTGGCCGCCATGTACGCGGGCGTGGTGGCCCCGCCGCTGATCGTCGGCGCGGCCGTGGGGCTGTCCGGCACCGAACTCACCTTCCTCACCGGCGCGAGCCTCTTCACAGCGGGCCTCGCCACCTTCCTCCAGACCCTCGGCGTCTGGAAGATCGGCGCACGGCTCCCGTTCGTCAACGGCGTCACCTTCGCCGGTGTCGCCCCCATGCTCGCCATCATCGACACCACCGACGACAAGGCCGACGCGCTCCCGGTCATCTTCGGGGCGATCATCGTCGCGGGCCTGCTGGGCTTCATCGCCGCGCCCTACTTCAGCAAGCTGGTCCGCTTCTTCCCGCCGGTCGTCACCGGCACCGTCATCACCCTGATAGGTGTCTCCCTGCTGCCGGTCGCGTTCGGCTGGGCGCAGGGCCCCAATCCGGCGGCGGACGACTACGGTTCGACCACCTACCTCTCCCTCGCGGCGATCACCCTGGTGCTGGTCCTGGTGCTCCGGCGCTTCACCCGCGGCTTCGTCAAGCAGATCGCCGTACTGATAGGCCTGGTGCTGGGCACGCTCATCGCCATACCCTTCGGCGCCACCGACTTCAGCCCGGTCACGGAGGCGGACATCGTCGGCTTCCCGACACCGTTCCACTTCGGCGCCCCGCAGTTCGCCCTCGCCGCGATCATCTCCATGTGCGTGGTGATGCTGGTGTCGATGACCGAGTCGACCGCCGACATGCTCGCGCTCGGCGAGATCGTCGAACGGCCCGCCGACGAGAAGACCATCGCCGCCGGCCTGCGCGCCGACACCCTCGGCTCGGCGATCAGCCCGCTGTTCAACGGCTTCATGTGCAGCGCCTTCGCCCAGAACATCGGGCTCGTCGCCATGACGAGGATCCGCAGCCGGTTCGTCGTCGCCGCGGGCGGCGGCTTCCTGGTCCTCATGGGCCTCTCCCCGGTCGCCGCCTCGCTGATCTCGGTCGTCCCGCGCCCGGTGCTGGGCGGCGCGGGCGTCGTCCTCTTCGGCTCGGTCGCCGCGAGCGGCATCCAGACGCTGGTCAAGGCCGGTCTGGAGAAGGACAACAACGTCCTGATCGTGGCCGTCTCACTGGCCGTGGGCATCATCCCCATCACGGCGCCGGAGTTCTACCACGCGTTCCCGGAGACCGCGAAGATCATCCTCGACTCCGGCATCTCCACCGGCTGCGTCGCCGCCGTCCTGCTCAACCTGGTCTTCAACCACCTGGGCAAAGGAGGCCGCGACGCCGACGAGGTCACCGCCCCGATGGAACCCGGCGAGGAGATCTCCGAAACCCGCACCGCGAAGCCGGCCCCGGCGCACTGA
- a CDS encoding 2-hydroxy-3-oxopropionate reductase has translation MSTLPKIAWIGLGIMGSPMSENLLKAGYPVTGYTLEQDKLDRLAKAGGTAAKSIAEAVADADVVITMVPASPQVEAIAYGPEGILENAKQGALLIDMSSITPQTSVDLAKAAADKGIRVLDAPVSGGEAGAIEAVLSIMVGGEQADFDTAKPILEALGKTIVLCGPHGSGQTVKAANQLIVAVNIQACAEAVVFLEKSGVDLKAALDVLNGGLAGSTVLTRKKDNFLNRDFAPGFRIDLHHKDMGIVTDAARNVGASLPVGAVVAQLVASLRAQGDGGLDHSALLRAVERLSGSQV, from the coding sequence ATGAGCACGCTCCCCAAGATCGCGTGGATCGGTCTCGGCATCATGGGTTCGCCCATGTCCGAGAACCTGCTGAAGGCCGGCTACCCGGTCACCGGCTACACGCTGGAGCAGGACAAGCTGGACCGGCTGGCCAAGGCCGGCGGCACGGCCGCCAAGTCGATCGCCGAGGCCGTCGCCGACGCGGACGTGGTCATCACCATGGTCCCCGCGTCCCCGCAGGTCGAGGCCATCGCCTACGGTCCCGAGGGCATCCTCGAGAACGCCAAGCAGGGCGCCCTGCTGATCGACATGTCCTCGATCACCCCGCAGACCTCCGTCGACCTGGCGAAGGCCGCCGCCGACAAGGGCATCCGGGTGCTGGACGCCCCGGTGTCCGGCGGTGAGGCCGGTGCCATCGAGGCGGTACTGTCGATCATGGTCGGTGGCGAGCAGGCCGACTTCGACACCGCCAAGCCGATCCTCGAGGCGCTGGGCAAGACCATCGTCCTGTGCGGCCCGCACGGCTCCGGCCAGACGGTGAAGGCCGCCAACCAGCTGATCGTCGCGGTGAACATCCAGGCCTGCGCCGAGGCCGTGGTCTTCCTGGAGAAGTCCGGCGTCGACCTCAAGGCCGCGCTCGACGTCCTCAACGGCGGGCTGGCCGGCTCGACCGTGCTGACCCGCAAGAAGGACAACTTCCTGAACCGGGACTTCGCCCCCGGCTTCCGGATCGACCTCCACCACAAGGACATGGGCATCGTGACCGACGCCGCCCGCAACGTCGGCGCCTCGCTGCCGGTCGGCGCCGTGGTCGCCCAGCTGGTCGCCTCCCTGCGCGCGCAGGGCGACGGCGGCCTGGACCACTCGGCCCTGCTGCGCGCCGTCGAGCGCCTCTCCGGCTCGCAGGTCTGA
- a CDS encoding TIGR03086 family metal-binding protein, translating into MIDLGPATLGVTRLLDAVGDDRLDGPTPCPDYTVRDILAHLEGLAVAFRDAAGKDLGPTTDTDPGTGLPPLTEDWRTALPRRLDELAAAWRAPEAWEGTTRAGGVTLPGEVAGLVALNEVLIHGWDLARATGQGYAPDEASLEISYAFLAPGADDPAERGPFGPPMPVADGAPLLDRVIGLSGRRPDWRPGVAA; encoded by the coding sequence ATGATCGATCTTGGACCCGCGACCCTCGGGGTGACGCGGCTGCTGGACGCCGTCGGGGACGACCGGCTGGACGGCCCGACGCCCTGCCCCGACTACACCGTGCGGGACATCCTCGCCCACCTGGAGGGGCTGGCGGTCGCCTTCCGCGACGCCGCGGGGAAGGACCTCGGGCCCACCACGGACACGGATCCGGGGACCGGTCTGCCGCCGCTCACGGAGGACTGGCGCACCGCGCTCCCCCGCCGGCTCGACGAGCTCGCCGCCGCCTGGCGCGCCCCGGAGGCGTGGGAGGGCACCACGCGGGCCGGCGGGGTGACCCTGCCCGGGGAGGTGGCCGGGCTGGTCGCGCTGAACGAGGTGCTGATCCACGGCTGGGACCTCGCCCGGGCGACCGGCCAGGGGTACGCCCCGGACGAGGCGTCCCTGGAGATCTCGTACGCCTTCCTCGCCCCGGGCGCGGACGACCCCGCCGAGCGCGGCCCGTTCGGCCCCCCGATGCCGGTGGCCGACGGGGCGCCCCTGCTCGACCGGGTGATCGGCCTCAGCGGCCGGCGACCGGACTGGCGTCCGGGGGTGGCCGCGTGA
- the uraH gene encoding hydroxyisourate hydrolase has translation MSTETTASVSTHILDTSIGRPAEGVAISLSARSGSGARWVALGGSATDADGRCKDLPALPEGTTHVRLDFETEAYFTGSDNTVKQAEAQQDAPRVRDSGAFFPEVAITFAVVPGEHYHVPLLLNPFGYSVYRGS, from the coding sequence ATGAGCACCGAGACCACGGCGTCGGTGTCCACGCACATCCTGGACACCAGCATCGGCCGCCCCGCCGAGGGCGTCGCCATCTCCCTGTCGGCCCGCAGCGGGTCCGGCGCGCGATGGGTGGCGCTCGGCGGCTCGGCGACCGACGCGGACGGGCGATGCAAGGACCTGCCGGCCCTGCCGGAAGGCACCACCCACGTACGTCTCGACTTCGAGACCGAGGCGTACTTCACGGGTTCCGACAACACAGTGAAGCAAGCCGAGGCGCAGCAGGACGCCCCCCGCGTAAGGGACAGCGGCGCGTTCTTCCCGGAGGTGGCGATCACGTTCGCCGTCGTCCCGGGCGAGCACTACCACGTACCGCTGCTGCTCAACCCGTTCGGCTACTCCGTTTACCGAGGGAGCTAG
- the pucL gene encoding factor-independent urate hydroxylase — protein sequence MPTILGQNQYGKAENRVVKITRDGDTHHIKDLNVSVALSGDMDDVHYSGSNANVLPTDTTKNTVYAFAKEYGIESAEQFGIHLARHFVTSQEPIHQARIRIEEYAWERIATSDANSKFIGADEVKHSFVRKGQETRVSEITYDGENWQVISGLKDLVVMNSTNSEFWGYVKDKYTTLQEAYDRILATQVSGRWRFNWTDDEQRMPNWEKSYEQVRKHMLQAFAETYSLSLQQTLYQMGSRIINNRSEIDEVRFSLPNKHHFLVDLEPFGLKNDNEVYFAADRPYGLIEATILRDGVEPQIPVDMTNL from the coding sequence ATGCCCACGATTCTCGGCCAGAACCAGTACGGCAAAGCAGAGAACCGCGTCGTCAAGATCACGCGGGACGGCGACACCCACCACATCAAGGACCTCAACGTCTCGGTCGCCCTCTCCGGCGACATGGACGACGTCCACTACTCCGGCTCGAACGCCAACGTCCTGCCGACCGACACCACCAAGAACACGGTGTACGCGTTCGCCAAGGAGTACGGCATCGAGTCCGCCGAGCAGTTCGGCATCCACCTCGCCCGTCACTTCGTGACCTCGCAGGAGCCGATCCACCAGGCGCGCATCCGCATCGAGGAGTACGCCTGGGAGCGCATCGCCACCTCCGACGCCAACTCCAAGTTCATCGGCGCCGACGAGGTCAAGCACTCCTTCGTCCGCAAGGGCCAGGAGACCCGCGTCTCGGAGATCACCTACGACGGTGAGAACTGGCAGGTCATATCCGGCCTGAAGGACCTGGTCGTCATGAACTCCACCAACTCGGAGTTCTGGGGGTACGTGAAGGACAAGTACACCACCCTCCAGGAGGCGTACGACCGCATCCTCGCCACCCAGGTCTCCGGCCGCTGGCGGTTCAACTGGACCGACGACGAGCAGCGGATGCCCAACTGGGAGAAGTCCTACGAGCAGGTGCGGAAGCACATGCTCCAGGCCTTCGCCGAGACGTACTCCCTGTCGCTCCAGCAGACGCTGTACCAGATGGGTTCGCGCATCATCAACAACCGGTCGGAGATCGACGAGGTGCGCTTCTCCCTGCCGAACAAGCACCACTTCCTGGTCGACCTCGAGCCCTTCGGGCTCAAGAACGACAACGAGGTCTACTTCGCGGCGGACCGCCCGTACGGCCTCATCGAGGCCACCATCCTCCGGGACGGTGTGGAGCCGCAGATCCCGGTCGACATGACCAACCTCTGA
- a CDS encoding helix-turn-helix domain-containing protein has translation MTEPGDHPLVAAVKPLVDAMGAQMMGPEQATADDVVLAWEGEDVVAVRLPQLADSLDHILAAMERRHGKPLSELDRKTKQAVVRTLEARGAFSVRHGVETVAGALGVSRFTVYNYLNRENAAKSE, from the coding sequence GTGACCGAGCCGGGAGATCACCCCCTGGTCGCCGCGGTGAAGCCGCTGGTGGACGCGATGGGAGCCCAGATGATGGGGCCGGAGCAGGCCACGGCCGACGACGTCGTCCTCGCCTGGGAGGGCGAGGACGTCGTCGCCGTCCGCCTGCCCCAGCTCGCCGACTCCCTGGACCACATCCTGGCGGCGATGGAGCGCCGGCACGGGAAACCGCTCTCGGAGCTGGACCGCAAGACCAAGCAGGCCGTCGTACGGACCCTGGAGGCGCGCGGCGCGTTCTCCGTCCGGCACGGTGTGGAGACGGTCGCCGGCGCCCTCGGGGTCAGCCGGTTCACCGTCTATAACTACCTGAACAGGGAAAACGCCGCGAAGAGTGAGTAG
- a CDS encoding fibronectin type III domain-containing protein, with product MSRPLTAAVLTASAALLLTACGGGADAGDSKDTARPSTPSGVTAQAGSATSVHVMWERSSDDRAVTAYEVLQRGRRVMTVPAGKRMVDVERLAPSTAYSFTVRARDAAGNLSAPSAAATVTTPPAAPDDRTPPTRPPALRGTAAGSHEAVLTWGRASDDAGVTAYDIYQADSRVHSVPGTATTARVTHLRPGTVYTFTVRARDAADNASPDSPPVDVTTAPAPGAGPSTAPTGLTATARKGGVTLTWTPPRTGAPVKEHQLYLNGKFATTIVWGATPPPGKAAYTFTVTDGPGTRYTAKLRARLPDGTWGDFSAQRTVVIP from the coding sequence GTGTCACGCCCGCTCACCGCCGCCGTGCTGACCGCTTCCGCCGCCCTCCTGCTCACCGCGTGCGGCGGCGGCGCGGACGCGGGCGACTCCAAGGACACCGCGCGCCCGTCCACGCCCTCGGGCGTCACCGCCCAGGCGGGCAGCGCCACGTCCGTCCACGTGATGTGGGAGCGCTCGTCCGACGACCGGGCCGTCACGGCGTACGAGGTGCTCCAGCGGGGGCGCAGGGTCATGACGGTTCCGGCCGGCAAGCGCATGGTCGACGTCGAGCGGCTCGCCCCCTCGACCGCGTACAGCTTCACCGTCCGCGCCCGGGACGCCGCCGGCAACCTGTCCGCGCCCAGCGCCGCAGCGACGGTCACCACGCCGCCCGCCGCGCCCGACGACCGGACGCCCCCGACCCGCCCGCCGGCCCTCCGCGGCACCGCCGCCGGCTCCCACGAGGCCGTGCTCACCTGGGGGCGCGCCTCGGACGACGCCGGCGTGACCGCGTACGACATCTACCAGGCCGACTCCCGCGTGCACAGCGTCCCCGGCACCGCGACCACCGCCCGCGTCACCCACCTCCGGCCGGGCACGGTCTACACCTTCACGGTCCGCGCGCGCGACGCCGCCGACAACGCCTCGCCAGACAGCCCGCCGGTCGACGTCACCACCGCCCCGGCCCCCGGCGCCGGTCCGAGCACCGCCCCGACGGGCCTCACCGCCACGGCCCGCAAGGGCGGCGTCACCCTGACCTGGACCCCGCCCCGCACCGGTGCCCCGGTCAAGGAGCACCAGCTGTACCTCAACGGGAAGTTCGCGACCACCATCGTGTGGGGCGCGACGCCGCCCCCGGGGAAGGCCGCGTACACCTTCACCGTCACCGACGGCCCCGGCACCCGCTACACCGCGAAGCTCCGCGCCAGGCTCCCCGACGGCACCTGGGGGGACTTCTCGGCGCAGC
- a CDS encoding nucleobase:cation symporter-2 family protein — protein sequence MAQPAMGPAPEGPCSTPPEKIPCHPVDEKLPLARLVPAALQHIAAMYAGVVTPPLIIGQAVGLDTAGMTRLIAASLLIAGLATILQTIGVTNIAGNRLPFVNAASSAGIAPMLAIAETSAPGHQLPAIYGAVMVAGVFCLAVGPFFGRLLRFFPPLVTGVVITLIGVTLMPVPVGWAQGGDKSAADFGAMKYLALAAFTLVVILLFQRFGRGFVKQIALLLGLFIGTLAAIPFGMADFAALKDAPVAALPSPFAFGTPEFQPAAILSLCIVMLVLMTESSAGMLALGEICERRTDGRTITRGLRTDGLATLVGPVFGGFPTSAFAQNVGVVSLTRVRSRYVVAVAGGALLVLGTFPVLGAVVSLVPMPVLGGAGIVLFGSIAVSGIRTLSEAGLDDSSNIILVAVALGAGIIPLAAPTFYAEFPAWAQTVLGSGISAGALVAVLLNLFFHHLGTRSRQTVPALKSS from the coding sequence ATGGCACAGCCCGCAATGGGGCCGGCACCTGAAGGCCCGTGTTCCACCCCACCGGAGAAGATCCCCTGCCACCCGGTGGACGAAAAGCTCCCCCTCGCACGGCTCGTCCCCGCCGCGCTCCAGCACATCGCCGCCATGTACGCGGGCGTCGTCACCCCTCCGCTCATCATCGGCCAGGCCGTCGGCCTGGACACCGCCGGGATGACCCGGCTGATCGCGGCGAGCCTGCTCATCGCCGGCCTCGCCACCATCCTCCAGACCATCGGCGTCACGAACATCGCCGGGAACCGGCTCCCGTTCGTCAACGCCGCCTCCTCCGCCGGTATCGCGCCGATGCTCGCCATCGCCGAGACCAGCGCCCCGGGTCACCAACTGCCCGCCATCTACGGTGCGGTGATGGTCGCCGGAGTGTTCTGCCTCGCCGTCGGCCCCTTCTTCGGCCGGCTGCTGCGCTTCTTCCCGCCGCTCGTCACCGGCGTCGTCATCACCCTCATCGGGGTGACCCTGATGCCCGTACCGGTCGGCTGGGCGCAGGGCGGGGACAAGAGCGCCGCCGACTTCGGAGCCATGAAGTACCTCGCGCTCGCCGCCTTCACGCTCGTCGTGATCCTGCTCTTCCAGCGCTTCGGCCGGGGCTTCGTCAAACAGATCGCCCTGCTCCTCGGTCTGTTCATCGGCACCCTCGCCGCCATCCCCTTCGGTATGGCCGACTTCGCCGCCCTGAAGGACGCGCCGGTCGCCGCGCTGCCCTCGCCCTTCGCCTTCGGCACCCCCGAGTTCCAGCCCGCCGCGATCCTCTCCCTGTGCATCGTGATGCTGGTCCTGATGACCGAGTCCAGCGCCGGGATGCTCGCCCTCGGCGAGATCTGCGAGCGCCGCACCGACGGGCGGACCATCACCCGCGGCCTGCGCACGGACGGCCTCGCCACCCTGGTCGGACCCGTCTTCGGCGGGTTCCCCACCTCCGCGTTCGCCCAGAACGTCGGCGTCGTCTCCCTGACCCGGGTGCGCAGCCGCTACGTCGTCGCGGTCGCCGGTGGCGCGCTCCTGGTCCTCGGAACGTTCCCGGTGCTCGGCGCGGTCGTGTCGCTCGTCCCCATGCCCGTCCTGGGCGGAGCCGGTATCGTCCTCTTCGGCTCGATCGCGGTCAGCGGCATCCGTACGCTCTCCGAGGCCGGCCTCGACGACAGCTCCAACATCATCCTGGTGGCCGTCGCCCTCGGAGCGGGCATCATCCCGCTCGCCGCGCCCACCTTCTACGCGGAGTTCCCCGCCTGGGCGCAGACCGTGCTCGGTTCCGGCATCAGCGCCGGGGCACTCGTCGCCGTCCTGCTCAACCTGTTCTTCCACCATCTCGGCACCCGGAGCCGTCAGACGGTCCCGGCACTCAAATCCTCCTAG